GACGCCGAGCAGATGGCCATGCAGGAGGTGGCCGCGGCGTGGCGGCGCGTGGGCGAGACCGGCCAGCGCGTCGTGCTGACGCTGGAGTGAGCGCGGGCCGGGATCAGGCGGGCCGGGATCAGGCGGGGCGGTGAGGCCGGGGTTGGGACCGGGGTCGGCCGGGGTCAGGCGGCCTTGCGCGGCGCGTCGGTGATGGCCGACTCGGTCTTGCGCTCGCCGCCCAGGGCGTCGGTCAGGTCGGTCAGCAGGCCGGCCAGTTCACCGGCCATCAGCGCGAAGTCGGCGTCGAAGCGCTCGTCCTCGTCGTGCAGCGTGGCGTCGGCCTGTTCCTTGATCACGTCCAGCGGATTCACGCGCTTGACGGCCAGGGCGTCGGTCAGCACGAAGGACACGCGGTCGTTCCACGTCATCGCCAGGCGCGTGCAGCGCTTGCCGGCGGCGATGTGGCGGCGCAGGTCCTCCGGGTCGAGCGGATGGCGGACGTAGCGCACGGTGGCCTTGCTCTCGCTGCTCGACTGCAGCTCGATCTCCTGGTCGACCGTAAAGCCGGCCGGGGCGGTATCGGTGGCCAGCCACTCGGTCATGGCGGCCACCGGCGACAGGTTGACCTGCAGGCCGACCACCGGCAGCGGGTCCAGCGCCTTGAACAGCATGCCGCGTACCTCGTCCGCCTTGGCGGTGCCGGCCGCGTCGATGGCAAGCCAGCCGTTCACGGGATCGATCCAGACGCGCGTGTCGCGGCGGATGCTGAAGGCGCGGGGGAGCAGTTCCTCGGTGACCTGCTCCTTCAGTTCCTTGAGCTGCTTGCGGCCGGGCTTGAAGCCCTGCTGCTCCTCGATCTCGGCGGCACGGGCCTTGGTGACCTGGTTGACCACGGTGGCGGGCAGCAGCTTCTTCTCGGTGCGCAGCACCAGCAGCATCTGGCGGTTCACGCAGTGCACGAGCTGGCCGTTGTCGCGCGGCGATGCCCAGCCCTGGGTTTGCATCTCAAGGCTGGTGCCGGGGTAGAACGCATGCTTGGCCAGGCTGGCCTCGACGTCTTCGGCGGAAAGCGTCCACGGGGCGGAGAAACGATGAATCTGGAGATTCTTGAACCACATGAGAATTCGGCCTCGCGTACGGTTGGAATTGGCAAGGCACGCATTCTAACGGCTCGGGCGGCAGGTGGGCGGCCAAGAAAAAATGGCGTCCCGGATGCGGCATCGGAATGCCGCACCCGGGACGCCATGTGGCGGTGGCCGGCGCGGTGGCCGGCCCGGCCGTCAGATGTCGAGCTTCGAGATCTTCGTGCCTTCCAGGCTCAGGCCGGCCATCACGCCGGCGTTGGTCATGGCAAAGCCGATGATCGGCTGCTGGGCCGTGTTGGTATCGATCTGGCCGTTCGCGCCGATGGTGGCCAGAGCCACCGTGGCGTCGGCGCCGACCTGCCAGCCGCTGCTGCGCACGAACTTGTCGTAGGCTTCCTGCGTCATGAACATCAGCACGAAGGCCTTGGACTGGGCGCCGATCTGCCAGCCGATGGAGCCGGAAATGGCACGGTAGTAGCCACGGTTGGCGCCGCCCGAACGCAGCACGCCGTCGCCATACTCGCCCCCGACGATAAAGCCGGCGGACAGCAGTTTCGGGAAAATCAGGATGCCCTTGGCTTTGGCGCCAAGGTCGCGCGCACCGCTGGCCGTCGCATACAGACGGTTCAGCGTATCGGTGGCGCCAGTATCGATCTCGCGACGCTTGGACGCGCTATCGCCAGAGTCCTTGGGACCGGTCACGCTGCAGCCCGTCAGCGACAGCGCGCCCAAAGAAAGACCAGTAAGGCCGACAAGCCCAGCACTGCCGGCGGACAGGAAGGTTCGACGTTTCATTATTTCCTCCAGGAGGGGGTCATGTGTTGCAACCGCCTCTACAGCATAGGCGGACAAGCCACATCCGCAAATGCGATTTTGTCTGACAAGGGGGGGAGGGGGCTCTGACATGACATAGTCATACTTTCTTGCAAAATCAGGGAACCGCGACAGGAACCCCGCTTGCCAAGCCCGGTCTTTGGTGCATGCCAACGCCAACCGCCCCCATGACGATCTCCACCCGCTCCAACATTTCTGGTATTTCTTCCGCCGCCCCGACCGTCGGGCATGCTGCGTCGCAGCGTCCCCGTCGATGGGTGCGCCTTGGTGCCGCCGTAACGCCGCTGGTGGCCCTGTTGCTGGCGGCCTGCGGCTCGGCCCCGACTGTCGAGTCGCCCGAGGCCAAGCAGGAAGTGGCCCAGATGAATTCAGGTTGGCAGGCCGAGCGCGCCAAGTACATGGATTGCGTCCAGGACAAGGCCAGCGACGGCGCCAAGGGCAAGGGCACGTCCAAGGACGTGGCCGCCGGTGCCATCGACGCGTGCAAGGATCAGCTGAAGGTCATGCACGACGCCTTCCAGTCGTACCTTTCCGCCCAGATGAGTAGCGCCCACGGCCAGAACAGCGCCCGCCAGGCGGCCGACCGCGTGACCACCGACACGCGCGAAAAGGCGCGTACCTATCTGACGCGCTACGTCGAGGTCGAGCGCTACAAGGCCGGCCAGCGCTGACCCCGCGGATCCCGCTGATCCCCCCTGATCCCCTGATCCATTACAGCATCGCCAGCGGCTGCGCGTGGCGCGGCGGCGGGAACAGCGCGTCCAGTTCGTCCAGTTGCTCGGGAGTCAGCGTGATTTCCAGCGCCCGGACGTTCTCGCGCAACCGGTCCCGCTGGCTGGTCTTCGGGATGGCGATGATGTCGTCGGTCCGCAGCAGCCACGCCAGCGCGGCCTGGGCCGGCGTCATGCCGTGCCGCTCGGCAAAGCGCCGCAGGCCGGCGTTGCGTAACAGCCGGGCCTGCTCGATGGGCGAGTAGGCCATCACCGGCACGTTGCGTTCGCGCAACCATGGCAGCAGGTCGAACTCGATGCCGCGCCGGCTCAGGTTGTAGAGCAACTGGTTGACGGCCACGGCGTCGCCGCCGGGCACGTCGCAAAAAGCTTCCATATCGTCGAGGTCGAGGTTGCTGACGCCGAAATACCGTATCTTGCCGGCGGCCTGCAGCGCCTGGAACGCCTCGATCGTCTCCTCGAACGGTACGTCGCCGCGCCAGTGCAGCAGGTACAGGTCCAGCCGGTCGGTGCCCAGTCGGCGCAGGCTGCGCTCGCACGCGGCCACGGCGCCCTTGCGGCTGGCGTTGTGCGGATAGACCTTGCTGACCAGGAACGCCTCGTCGCGACGGCCGGCCAGCGCCTCGCCGATCAGCGATTCCGACAAGCCCTCGCCATACATCTCGGCCGTGTCCACCAGCCGCAGGCCCAGGTCCAGGCCCATCCGGAGCGTGGCGATCTCCTCTGCGCGCGTGCCGCGGTCGTCGCCCATGTTCCAGGTGCCCATGCCCAGCGCGGGAACGCGCTCGCCGCCGGGTAGCGTGACTTGCTTCATGCGATGCCTCCGGTATCGGGAAATCCGCCCTCCACACTAGTTAACATCGCTGCGCGGCACAAGCACGCCGCCCGCACGGCACTTTTGACCGGGGCGATGGAATGGCCGGCGCCCCGGCCGCCTGCTCAACGGTGCTGGTGCCGGTACTCCTGCGTCCGGCCGCCATAGCCGTAGGCCGCCGCGCGCGCGTCGATGACGTGGATATACGAGACCTCGTTCACGTCGCCAATCAGCTCGGACAGCGCCGCGAACGCCTGCCGCAGGTAGTCGGCTTTCTCGGCCTTGGTGTTCGTCTCGTCGGTCACGCTGATATCGAGCTGGAACGCGTTGCGACCCGTCTCACGCGCCGACAGCGGCTGGCCGCCGATGAACCACTGCTCGCGCGGGATGAACGTCACGGTCGTGGCGATGACTGGCGCTTCCTTGCCCAGCACGCGCTGGGTCAGTTCGCCCACCGTGGCAACGGCGCGGCGCATCAGGTCGGTATCGGGCTGGCCGGAAATCTGCAGGGAAACGTGGGGCATGACGGGCTCCTTTCGGGTGGATGGATGCGCGTTGCCGCTGCGCCCGTTGGCGGGCTCTGGCGGCTGCGGTAACGCTATCGTAGGCGTCTCCTTGCCATCGGAAAAGCGGGAATATACGATTGCATGTATCGGGTAATCCGAAACATCGGAAAGGCAGGCGGCGATCATGCGTGGATTCGAGACAGACCAGCTCCGGACGTTCGTGGCGGTGGCGGAAAGCGGCAGCCTGTCGGCGGCGGCGCCGCGCCTTTTCCTGTCGCAATCGTCGGTCAGCGAGCAGTTGCGCAAGCTGGAGGCGCGCGCCGGCGTGCCGCTGCTGACGCGCGGCAAGCGGGGCGCCGCGCTGACGCCGGCGGGGGCGCGGCTGCTGGACTACGCGCGGCGCATCCTGTCGCTGAACGAGCAGGCCATGGCCGAACTGCGCGGCCAGACGCTGGATGGTGAGCTGCGGCTGGCCGTGACCGACTACTTCCGCCCCGGCGAGATTGCCGGCATGCTGCGCCGGCTGCGCGACCGCTATCCCTATCTGAAACTGCACGTCACGGTGATGAAGAGCGCCGCCATCGAGGCGGCGGCCGACTTGGACACGTTCGACATCGGCCTGAGCATGCGGCTGATCGGCGCGCGCGGCCCGGAGGCCCGGCGCGAGGGCGCGGCGCGCGGCGGCACGGTGCTGCGGCGCGAGGCGCTGGCGTGGGTGGCGGCGCCCGAGATTGCGCAGGCGCCGCAGCCCACGCTGCCGCTGGTGCTGCTGCCCGACTCGTGCTCGCTGCACCAGTTCGTGGTGCAGTTGCTGATGCGCCGCCGGCGCGAGTTCGACATCGCTCATTCGGCGTCGGGGGTGGCCGGGCTGCATCTGGCGCTGGCGGCCGGGCTCGGTGTGTCGTGCCTGAACACGTCGGCCATCGGGCCCGGCGTGATGCCGGTGGACGCCGCCGACGCGAGCGGCTGGAAGCTGCCGGCGCTGCCGTCGGTCGAGTTCTATCTACTGGCCCCGCGGCGCGGGGAGGGCGAGTTCATCGAACAGGCCAGGCAGGCGCTGGCCGAGCAGTTCGGCTGAAGCGGCGACGCCCAACAAAAAGGCCCGCATGGAGCGGGCCGTCTGCCAGTGCCTGGGCAAGCCGGGTGCGGTGGCTTACTCGGACGTCATGTTGGCGTTCTTGGCGATGCGGCCCAGCCGTTCGCGCTCGGTCTTGATGAAAGTCACAAAGCTCTCGACCGAACCGCCGGCCGGCTCGATGCCGTTCTGGATCAGCCGGTCGCGGATCTCGGGATTCTGCATCCCGGCCGTCAACTCGGCGTTGAGCTTCTTGATGATCGCCGGGTCGGTGCCCTTGGGCGCGAAGATGCCGGCCCAATGGCCAATGCGCACCTCGGGCAGACCCTGCTCGGCCGTGGTCGGGATGTTCGGTGCCGCCGGCATCTTCTTGTCCCAGGTGGCACCCAGCGCCTTGAGCTTGCCCGCCTTGATCTGGGGCAAGACCACGATCGACGCCTCCGACGTTGCCGCCACCTGTCCACCAATCACCGCGGTAATGCTTTCCGACCCGCTCTTGTAGGGCACCACGGTGAGCTGGGCACCCTTTTCCTTAAGCATTTCTTCGACGAAGTGCGGCGTGCTGCCGCTGCCGGCCGTGGCAAACGGCACGCCACCCTGCTTCTTCGAGTACTCGACCAGTTCCTTGACGTTGTTCACCGGCAGCGACGGCGACGCCACGATCACCGACGGGCTGACCGCGATCAGGCCGACCGGCACGAGGTCGTCCGGCTGGTACGGCATCTTGGTGCGGATCAGGCTGTTGGTGACGGTGCCCACGGCGCCCACCAGGAACGTGTAGCCGTCGGGCTTGCTCTTGGCCACGTAGTCGGCGCCGACAATGCCGCCGGCACCGGGACGGTTCTCGATCACCACCGGCTGGCCGATGCGCTTGCTCACCGCCTCGGCGCCGGCCCGCGCCACGAGGTCGTTGGCGCCGCCGGCCGTGAACGGCACGACGAACTTGATCACATGGTTGGGCCAGGCGTCTGCGGCGTGGGCGGTGGTGGCCACCAGCGAGACGGCGGCAAGCGCCAGGGCCAGGGTGCGGCGGCGCGGGGAAAAGCGCAGGGGGGAATGCATGATCGGTCTCCAGTCTTTGTCGTAGCCCATTCGGGGCTTTTGATCTTACCGATCGAACCTGTCAGTTGGCTGTAGGACGGCGTGGCTTGCGGCCGACCTGCCGGGGGGCGGCAGGGGCGGGAAAGTCGGGACGGAGGCGCGGCCGGGTGGGCAGGGAAAGGAAGCGGGCAGCGGGGCGGCAGCGGCCCCGCTCCCGCGCGGCGTCACGGCTGGCGCACCCAGGTCTGGGTCCGGCCGATCAGGCTGATGCCGATGAAGCCGCGCACGTTGAGCTTCTTGCCGTCGTCGGCCATCGACATCTTGCACTTGTAGAGCTTGCCGGTCTCCGGGTCCAGGATCTCGCCACCGGTCCACTCGTTGTCGCCCGTCTTGCGCAGCCCGGTCAGCAGCGTCATGCCGATGATGGGCTGGTCCTTGCGCGCGTCGTTGCATTTGTCGCACACCTTGGGCGGACCTTCGGACGGCACCAGGCTCTTCACGAGCTTGCCGCTGTACACGCCGTCCTTCTCCGAGATCTCGATCACGCCGCGCGGCTTGCCGGTGGCGTCGTCGATCGTGTGCCAGGTGCCGGCCGGCGTCGACTGCGCCATGGCGAAGGTGCTGGCGGTGAACGCCGCGGCAAACAGCGCGGCGCGGGCGGTGGTGCGAAGCAGGGCGCGGGGGGCGGTCATGCGCATGAAAGTCTCCAGGTTCAGTGTTTCCGCGACGGCGGATTCGCCAGGTCGCGGCGCGGGTGGTGTCGGCTGTACGGCGGCGGACGCCTCTGCAGGTCTGACGTGCAAGCCGTACAAGGCGAGCAGGATATCCGCACGCGGCCCGGATGGTTGCACGGGCCGGTGCTGCACCGATGCCCACCGGTCGGCGTCTTTGCCGCGCGACGCCAATCTACTGGCGCCGCCCGGACACCGCAACGGCCAACATCCGTTTGCGTACGCACCAGAGCGTAGCGCAAGGGCGGCGCGCATCGCCCGCCAGCCGGCGCCTGGCGTGGATTTTGTCCTGCAGCAACACGCCCGCGCGGGGCCCACCCGAGGCATTCCTCTAGCCGGCTAAAACGGTGGCGTTGCGGTGGCGTCGCGGCGCCGCCGGAGGTGGTCGGCATGTCGGCGCGCGCGTCCGCCGATGCATTGGTGAGAACCCGAATGCCATCGCAAGACACGGTCGACGAAGCGCGCGATGCGCGTGGTGGGTCGACAGGCGATCCGGTGCGCGCGGCGCGTGCGTCGACACATCGTTGTGCATGCCATCGATGTCCAAACGCGGATGCAAACACGTGTCGCAGCGACCGACCGTTGCGTGCGCGCATCACTCTTTCGTCGTACTCGCGCAACTGTCGTGTCGATGCACGCGCGGTCAGTCGACGCGATGCGCGGTGGCATCGCGCGCGTGCCGATCGGTGGTCGATGCGGAAGCGCGTCGGACACGTTGGGGCGCCGATGGACGCGCGTGCCGCAGCCACGCGCAGCGACGCGGCAGCGCATCGCGCGCGTGATCGTACGCAGGCCGGAAAGCCACTGTTCATGCGGCTTTCGAGACAGCGCGCGGGTATGCGGATGGTGGTGGCGAGCGGGTGCGATGCGGTACCCGAGCGGTCGTCCGACGATGCGTGCGCGACGTGCGCGCGCACCGCGCGAGACAGTGTGCGACGCCGTCGAACGCGATCGAAACTCACGCGCTTCGGAACTTCGATCGACGCGTGAGAGTCGTCATCAGAGAAGGTGTCGATGGTGTCGTCATCGAAGCGCGCGCGTGAAGTAGATCGATTCGATCTTGCGCGCAAGTTTTTTTGCACTTTTTTCTTAACATCATCGAACAAACGAATTATGATTCGCCTTGACAAGAGTCTCACTTCATTGCATCGACGTGATTCGACGAAGCGGGCGTCGCAAGAAGGCAAGCAAGAAGCAACGATGACGCGACGCTTCGGCGCAGTGAATGCGGGTAGCCAGGGAGCACCAGAACTTTGACGCAGACCGGGCCGATCAGGCTTCTTACAACGCGTGCAGTCTCCTGTGGCCCAGTGACGGGATGGGCGAGCTACCCCCGTAGGATTGCCGTCTGCAGTGCGCGAGGCCAAGCCCGTGCTGCAGGCAAGCTGACCGATATCTCCTCTTATCAGGCAGCGCGTCGCCACGATGGACGGCGCGGGCCAATCGAATATTCCAGGGCACGGCATGCCCCGGAGACCCGCCTGGACGCTGGCGTTGCAGCCCGCGCGCGGATCTTGCGCTGCCGTGAAGACACCGTGCCGCGCCATGCGGGTCGCGGCCGGTGCCCTGTCACCGAATTCATTAGCGTGCGGTTGACGAAGTGTCGTGCGCCGATGAATCGCTCGCTCGGTTGGGGCCAGGCAGGAACGCGCCTCGGGCCGGTCGGGTCGTCCATTTAGGTCATTCGATATTTCACGTTAGTGAAGGAGTTATCCATGGCAACTGCTGCAAAGAAAAAGCCGGCGGCCAAGAAGGC
This sequence is a window from Cupriavidus pauculus. Protein-coding genes within it:
- a CDS encoding BPSL1445 family SYLF domain-containing lipoprotein, with the translated sequence MKRRTFLSAGSAGLVGLTGLSLGALSLTGCSVTGPKDSGDSASKRREIDTGATDTLNRLYATASGARDLGAKAKGILIFPKLLSAGFIVGGEYGDGVLRSGGANRGYYRAISGSIGWQIGAQSKAFVLMFMTQEAYDKFVRSSGWQVGADATVALATIGANGQIDTNTAQQPIIGFAMTNAGVMAGLSLEGTKISKLDI
- a CDS encoding tautomerase family protein, which gives rise to MPHVSLQISGQPDTDLMRRAVATVGELTQRVLGKEAPVIATTVTFIPREQWFIGGQPLSARETGRNAFQLDISVTDETNTKAEKADYLRQAFAALSELIGDVNEVSYIHVIDARAAAYGYGGRTQEYRHQHR
- a CDS encoding LysR family transcriptional regulator; the protein is MRGFETDQLRTFVAVAESGSLSAAAPRLFLSQSSVSEQLRKLEARAGVPLLTRGKRGAALTPAGARLLDYARRILSLNEQAMAELRGQTLDGELRLAVTDYFRPGEIAGMLRRLRDRYPYLKLHVTVMKSAAIEAAADLDTFDIGLSMRLIGARGPEARREGAARGGTVLRREALAWVAAPEIAQAPQPTLPLVLLPDSCSLHQFVVQLLMRRRREFDIAHSASGVAGLHLALAAGLGVSCLNTSAIGPGVMPVDAADASGWKLPALPSVEFYLLAPRRGEGEFIEQARQALAEQFG
- a CDS encoding recombination-associated protein RdgC, which codes for MWFKNLQIHRFSAPWTLSAEDVEASLAKHAFYPGTSLEMQTQGWASPRDNGQLVHCVNRQMLLVLRTEKKLLPATVVNQVTKARAAEIEEQQGFKPGRKQLKELKEQVTEELLPRAFSIRRDTRVWIDPVNGWLAIDAAGTAKADEVRGMLFKALDPLPVVGLQVNLSPVAAMTEWLATDTAPAGFTVDQEIELQSSSESKATVRYVRHPLDPEDLRRHIAAGKRCTRLAMTWNDRVSFVLTDALAVKRVNPLDVIKEQADATLHDEDERFDADFALMAGELAGLLTDLTDALGGERKTESAITDAPRKAA
- a CDS encoding aldo/keto reductase, with protein sequence MKQVTLPGGERVPALGMGTWNMGDDRGTRAEEIATLRMGLDLGLRLVDTAEMYGEGLSESLIGEALAGRRDEAFLVSKVYPHNASRKGAVAACERSLRRLGTDRLDLYLLHWRGDVPFEETIEAFQALQAAGKIRYFGVSNLDLDDMEAFCDVPGGDAVAVNQLLYNLSRRGIEFDLLPWLRERNVPVMAYSPIEQARLLRNAGLRRFAERHGMTPAQAALAWLLRTDDIIAIPKTSQRDRLRENVRALEITLTPEQLDELDALFPPPRHAQPLAML
- a CDS encoding DUF2147 domain-containing protein; the protein is MRMTAPRALLRTTARAALFAAAFTASTFAMAQSTPAGTWHTIDDATGKPRGVIEISEKDGVYSGKLVKSLVPSEGPPKVCDKCNDARKDQPIIGMTLLTGLRKTGDNEWTGGEILDPETGKLYKCKMSMADDGKKLNVRGFIGISLIGRTQTWVRQP
- a CDS encoding Bug family tripartite tricarboxylate transporter substrate binding protein, with product MHSPLRFSPRRRTLALALAAVSLVATTAHAADAWPNHVIKFVVPFTAGGANDLVARAGAEAVSKRIGQPVVIENRPGAGGIVGADYVAKSKPDGYTFLVGAVGTVTNSLIRTKMPYQPDDLVPVGLIAVSPSVIVASPSLPVNNVKELVEYSKKQGGVPFATAGSGSTPHFVEEMLKEKGAQLTVVPYKSGSESITAVIGGQVAATSEASIVVLPQIKAGKLKALGATWDKKMPAAPNIPTTAEQGLPEVRIGHWAGIFAPKGTDPAIIKKLNAELTAGMQNPEIRDRLIQNGIEPAGGSVESFVTFIKTERERLGRIAKNANMTSE